In a genomic window of Synergistales bacterium:
- the glsA gene encoding glutaminase A — protein sequence MQETLHSIADRCRGLHRQGTVARYIPELAKAPADLFALSAADVSGERWSAGRFEHPFTMQSISKVVTLLLALTELGEEEVFRHVGRNPSSDPFNSIMRLEMADPHRPQNPLINAGAIAVTSLLPFPGAEERSRAILSFARRLTGNPALAVDDGTFRSERETGDRNRSLAYFLKSLGNLEGDPCEVLEAYFRQCSILVTTEDLAMLGATLASGGVCPATGERVVAPRACRIALALMVTCGLYDGSGEFAVRVGLPAKSGVAGGIVAVVPERMGIAVCGPALDGRGNSVSGMRALELLSEERSLRVF from the coding sequence ATGCAGGAAACACTCCATTCCATAGCCGACCGGTGCCGGGGGCTGCACCGGCAAGGCACGGTCGCACGGTACATCCCCGAACTGGCCAAGGCTCCTGCCGATCTCTTTGCGCTCTCCGCGGCGGATGTCTCGGGGGAGCGCTGGTCCGCAGGCCGGTTTGAGCATCCCTTTACGATGCAGTCCATCTCCAAGGTGGTGACCCTCCTTCTGGCTCTGACCGAGCTGGGCGAGGAAGAGGTCTTCCGACATGTGGGGCGCAACCCCTCGTCGGATCCCTTCAACTCCATCATGCGTCTGGAGATGGCTGATCCCCACCGGCCCCAGAATCCGCTGATCAACGCCGGGGCGATCGCGGTCACCTCCCTGCTGCCCTTCCCCGGTGCGGAGGAGCGCTCCCGGGCCATCCTCTCCTTTGCCCGCCGTCTGACCGGCAATCCCGCGCTCGCCGTCGACGACGGGACCTTCCGGTCCGAGCGGGAGACCGGCGACAGAAACCGGTCGCTTGCCTATTTCCTGAAGAGTCTGGGGAATCTGGAAGGGGATCCCTGTGAGGTGCTGGAGGCCTATTTCAGGCAGTGCAGCATCCTGGTGACCACGGAGGACCTGGCGATGCTCGGGGCCACCCTTGCTTCCGGCGGCGTCTGTCCCGCCACGGGGGAGCGGGTGGTCGCCCCGCGGGCCTGCCGGATCGCGCTTGCCCTGATGGTCACCTGCGGCCTCTACGATGGCTCCGGGGAGTTCGCCGTACGGGTCGGGCTCCCGGCGAAGAGCGGCGTGGCCGGAGGGATCGTCGCTGTGGTGCCGGAACGTATGGGGATCGCCGTCTGCGGGCCGGCGCTCGATGGGCGGGGGAACTCCGTGAGCGGCATGCGGGCCCTCGAGTTGCTCTCGGAGGAGCGCAGCCTCCGGGTCTTCTGA